A single region of the Pseudorhodoplanes sp. genome encodes:
- a CDS encoding FAD-binding oxidoreductase, producing MTVLAADLLDHFKNIVGERYAITDPDAQTPYLVEMRDRWVGKTPLVLRPGSVGEVSEILTLANANRVAIVPQGGNTGLVGGQIPFNGEIVLSLNRLDKIREVDPVSSTITVEAGVTLQRTREAAAKVDRLYPQLLPSEGTCTIGGNLSTNAGGTTALAHGIARSHVLGLEVVLADGRLLNNLNKLKKDNTGYDLKNLFIGAEGTLGIITAAVLRLVPRPRSVEVAYLAVPSPEAAVQLLNVASGRAAGDVTSFELMSRDGIEMVLKHASGTRDPLDTPHPWYVLLEISSQLETGLRDMLEDLLEYGLEQGLVLDGTVAETLEQAKSFWRIRELIGEVQRLEGGSIKHDISVPVAAIPAFIAEANAAVVALVPGARPLPFGHVGDGNIHYNITQPVGADKTAFMAREDEVQDLVFGIVLKYGGSISAEHGIGVAKRDRLPGVKDKTAIELMRTIKQTLDPNGILNPGKVL from the coding sequence ATGACTGTTCTCGCCGCAGATCTGCTCGATCACTTCAAGAACATTGTCGGCGAACGCTATGCCATCACCGACCCCGATGCGCAGACGCCCTATCTCGTCGAGATGCGCGACCGCTGGGTCGGCAAGACGCCGCTGGTGCTGCGGCCGGGCTCGGTCGGCGAAGTCTCAGAGATTTTGACGCTCGCCAACGCGAACCGCGTCGCCATCGTGCCGCAGGGCGGCAATACCGGACTGGTCGGCGGGCAGATTCCGTTCAACGGCGAGATTGTGCTGTCACTAAACCGGCTCGACAAGATCCGCGAGGTCGATCCGGTCTCGAGCACGATTACGGTCGAAGCCGGCGTCACCTTGCAGCGAACGCGCGAAGCGGCCGCGAAAGTGGATCGCCTCTATCCGCAACTTCTTCCCTCGGAAGGCACCTGCACCATCGGCGGCAATCTCTCCACCAATGCCGGCGGCACGACCGCGCTCGCGCACGGCATCGCGCGCTCGCATGTGCTGGGACTTGAGGTGGTGCTGGCCGATGGCCGGTTGCTGAACAATCTCAACAAGCTGAAGAAGGACAATACCGGCTACGACCTGAAAAACCTGTTTATCGGCGCGGAGGGGACGCTCGGCATCATCACCGCGGCGGTGCTGCGCCTTGTGCCGCGCCCGCGCTCGGTGGAGGTCGCCTATCTCGCGGTGCCCTCGCCCGAGGCCGCCGTGCAGCTGCTGAATGTCGCAAGCGGCCGCGCGGCCGGCGACGTGACCAGCTTCGAATTGATGAGCCGCGACGGCATCGAGATGGTGCTGAAACATGCGTCGGGGACGCGAGACCCGCTCGACACACCGCATCCCTGGTATGTGCTGCTGGAAATCTCATCGCAGCTCGAGACCGGGCTGCGCGACATGCTCGAAGACCTTCTGGAATACGGACTGGAACAGGGCCTGGTCCTTGACGGCACGGTGGCGGAGACACTGGAGCAGGCGAAATCTTTCTGGCGCATCCGCGAGCTGATCGGCGAGGTGCAGCGTCTGGAAGGCGGCTCGATCAAGCACGACATTTCGGTGCCGGTCGCCGCGATCCCGGCCTTCATTGCAGAAGCGAACGCGGCAGTGGTGGCACTGGTGCCGGGAGCGCGCCCGCTGCCCTTCGGCCATGTCGGCGACGGCAACATCCATTACAACATCACCCAGCCCGTAGGCGCCGACAAGACGGCGTTCATGGCGCGCGAGGACGAGGTGCAGGACCTCGTGTTCGGCATCGTGCTGAAATATGGCGGCTCGATCTCGGCCGAGCACGGCATCGGCGTCGCCAAGCGCGACCGGTTGCCGGGCGTGAAGGACAAGACCGCGATCGAATTGATGCGCACGATCAAGCAGACACTCGATCCGAACGGCATCCTCAATCCGGGGAAGGTTTTGTGA
- a CDS encoding protein-L-isoaspartate(D-aspartate) O-methyltransferase yields the protein MPSIWLAFVLTLIVSEAALADAQCARERAAMVEIIRAHAEPRHSISERVLRAMEQTERHRFAPGLSCRVSYADRPVSIGAGQTMSQPFIVALMTDLATVGPDDTVLEVGTGSGYQAAILSRLARKVCTIEIIASLGEAAAKALKELGHDNVSVKIGDGYRGWPECAPFDAIVVTAAASQVPPPLVEQLKVGGRLVMPVGPASAAQQLVVVEKIAPGETTTRSVAVVRFVPFTGPQR from the coding sequence ATGCCCAGCATATGGCTCGCATTCGTTCTGACATTGATTGTGTCTGAAGCGGCATTGGCCGATGCACAATGCGCCCGGGAACGGGCCGCCATGGTTGAGATCATCCGCGCGCATGCGGAACCGAGGCACAGCATCTCGGAGCGCGTCCTGCGAGCGATGGAGCAAACGGAGCGCCATCGTTTTGCTCCGGGGCTTTCCTGCCGGGTGTCCTATGCAGACAGGCCCGTGTCCATTGGCGCCGGTCAAACCATGTCGCAGCCGTTCATCGTCGCCTTGATGACGGATCTGGCAACGGTTGGCCCCGATGATACGGTGCTCGAGGTCGGCACCGGCTCAGGCTATCAGGCGGCGATCCTGTCGCGGCTCGCACGCAAGGTCTGCACCATCGAGATCATCGCTTCGCTGGGGGAGGCCGCCGCGAAGGCGCTGAAAGAACTTGGCCATGACAATGTGAGCGTGAAGATTGGCGACGGCTATCGCGGCTGGCCGGAATGCGCACCGTTCGACGCAATTGTCGTGACCGCCGCAGCGTCGCAGGTTCCGCCGCCGCTCGTCGAACAGCTTAAAGTGGGCGGTCGACTGGTCATGCCGGTCGGTCCTGCTTCAGCCGCACAGCAGCTTGTCGTGGTCGAGAAGATCGCACCGGGCGAGACGACGACGCGCTCCGTTGCGGTGGTGCGCTTTGTGCCTTTTACCGGGCCGCAGCGGTGA
- a CDS encoding SOS response-associated peptidase translates to MPRMCGRYLIISDPDTLRRLFGYSDQPNFPPRYNVAPTQPVPIVRMQEGQRRFALVRWGLMPPWVKDPKNFTLLINARGESAHEKPSFKNAMKRRRCLIPADGFYEWKGEGAAKRPHVVRRRDGGPLAFAGVWETWIGPNGEEMESCAIVTVEASPLLRQVHHRMPVMLTPDAYDVWLDCDNVRADGALSAISVLPDDELETYPVSPAANRVANDSPAVIAPYVAPVEETVADVPKPRLKKERKADDRQGLLF, encoded by the coding sequence ATGCCGCGCATGTGCGGCCGCTATCTCATCATCTCCGATCCGGACACGTTGCGCCGGCTGTTTGGCTATTCCGACCAGCCGAATTTTCCGCCGCGCTACAACGTGGCGCCGACGCAGCCGGTGCCGATCGTGCGGATGCAGGAGGGACAGCGTCGCTTTGCTCTGGTGCGCTGGGGACTGATGCCGCCCTGGGTGAAGGACCCGAAGAATTTCACGCTCCTGATCAATGCGCGCGGGGAATCCGCGCATGAGAAGCCGTCCTTCAAGAACGCGATGAAGCGGCGGCGTTGTCTCATCCCCGCCGACGGTTTCTACGAGTGGAAGGGAGAAGGCGCGGCCAAGCGTCCCCATGTCGTACGGCGCAGGGACGGCGGGCCGCTTGCTTTTGCCGGCGTGTGGGAGACGTGGATCGGGCCGAACGGCGAGGAGATGGAAAGCTGTGCCATCGTCACCGTGGAAGCGAGTCCGCTCTTGCGACAGGTGCATCACCGCATGCCGGTGATGCTGACGCCGGACGCATATGACGTCTGGCTCGACTGCGACAACGTGCGGGCGGACGGGGCTTTGTCCGCAATCAGCGTGCTGCCGGACGACGAGCTTGAGACCTATCCGGTGTCGCCGGCCGCCAACCGCGTGGCGAATGACAGCCCGGCTGTGATCGCGCCATACGTGGCGCCTGTTGAAGAGACTGTTGCTGACGTGCCGAAGCCGCGCTTGAAGAAAGAGCGCAAGGCGGATGACCGGCAGGGATTGTTGTTTTGA
- a CDS encoding NUDIX hydrolase, translating to MTDTRTYPDRPFLAASAAIIRDGRVLIVRRARMPANGVYTLPGGVVEAGETLVEAVTREVREETGLEIQPIALAGFHEVILRDGDNQVSRHFVILPFAARWLSGEVQLNDELDDARWLRPAEIEGLKTTEGLSEIVATAFERLGVSPPPASEASGGEGPGAGQGTQRNCE from the coding sequence GTGACCGACACCCGCACCTATCCCGACCGCCCCTTCCTCGCCGCCAGTGCCGCCATCATCCGCGACGGCCGGGTGCTGATCGTGCGCCGCGCGCGCATGCCGGCAAACGGCGTCTACACCCTGCCCGGCGGCGTGGTCGAAGCGGGCGAAACTTTGGTCGAGGCGGTGACGCGCGAGGTGCGCGAGGAGACGGGACTTGAAATCCAGCCGATCGCACTCGCCGGCTTTCACGAAGTGATCCTGCGCGACGGCGACAACCAGGTGTCGCGGCATTTCGTGATCCTGCCCTTCGCCGCGCGCTGGCTGTCGGGCGAGGTGCAATTGAACGACGAACTCGACGACGCGCGCTGGCTGCGGCCCGCCGAGATCGAGGGGCTGAAGACCACCGAGGGGCTTTCCGAGATTGTGGCGACCGCGTTCGAGCGGCTGGGTGTCTCCCCTCCCCCCGCGAGCGAAGCGAGTGGTGGGGAGGGGCCGGGAGCGGGGCAAGGAACACAGCGCAACTGCGAGTGA
- a CDS encoding TIGR02301 family protein, translating to MIRRLALILCLLIAAAPARAADSGDAFEADLQRLSEILGALHYLRGVCGANEGAKWRNEMQALMDAEAQAPERRAKMVASFNRGYSGFQQTYRTCTPAADVAIRRYLDEGAKIAREITARYTN from the coding sequence ATGATCCGCCGCCTAGCCCTCATTCTGTGCCTGCTGATTGCCGCCGCGCCGGCGCGGGCGGCCGACAGCGGCGACGCCTTCGAGGCCGATCTGCAGCGCCTTTCGGAGATCCTCGGCGCGCTGCATTATCTGCGCGGCGTGTGCGGCGCGAATGAAGGGGCGAAATGGCGCAACGAGATGCAGGCGCTGATGGATGCAGAGGCGCAGGCGCCGGAACGGCGCGCCAAGATGGTGGCGAGCTTCAATCGCGGTTATAGCGGCTTCCAGCAGACCTACCGCACCTGCACACCCGCCGCCGATGTTGCGATCCGGCGCTATCTCGACGAGGGCGCCAAGATCGCCCGCGAAATCACTGCCCGATACACCAACTGA
- a CDS encoding response regulator — protein MSGDILSVRILLACGSDDDREVMRQGATRVSLPLEICEAQSPGKAGGLLDAGDIDIVFIDAALPPADQTGLIKAARAAGNDPLVILLVTGAGGIPSAADATAPKPRHATEAGILLNRVSHARIPCRALVVDDSSTMRSIVKKILAASRFNLDIAEADDGAKGLDQVRAGGIDVVFLDYNMPGLNGLATLAELKRAKPDVDVVIMTSAQDMAIADRALRAGASAFLQKPFYPADIDAVLYARYGLMPCAKRG, from the coding sequence ATGAGCGGGGATATCCTGTCGGTTCGCATTCTTCTGGCATGCGGATCTGACGACGATCGCGAGGTGATGCGGCAGGGCGCGACGCGAGTCTCCTTGCCGTTGGAGATCTGCGAAGCGCAATCGCCCGGCAAGGCCGGCGGCCTTCTGGATGCGGGTGACATCGACATCGTCTTTATCGACGCGGCGCTGCCGCCGGCCGACCAGACGGGGCTGATCAAGGCGGCGCGCGCGGCCGGCAACGATCCCTTGGTCATTCTGCTGGTGACCGGCGCCGGCGGCATTCCATCCGCGGCGGATGCGACCGCACCCAAGCCGCGGCATGCGACCGAGGCCGGGATTTTGCTCAATCGCGTCTCGCACGCCCGCATTCCCTGCCGAGCGCTGGTGGTCGACGATTCCTCGACCATGCGCAGCATTGTCAAAAAGATCCTTGCGGCGAGCCGTTTCAATCTGGATATCGCGGAAGCCGACGACGGCGCCAAGGGGCTCGACCAGGTGCGCGCCGGCGGCATCGACGTGGTGTTCCTCGACTACAACATGCCGGGGCTGAACGGTCTTGCCACGCTCGCCGAACTCAAGCGCGCCAAGCCCGATGTCGATGTCGTCATCATGACCTCGGCGCAGGACATGGCGATCGCCGATCGCGCCTTGCGTGCGGGCGCCAGCGCGTTCCTGCAGAAGCCGTTCTACCCGGCCGATATCGATGCCGTGCTCTATGCGCGTTACGGATTGATGCCCTGTGCGAAGCGGGGTTGA
- a CDS encoding folate-binding protein has protein sequence MKAALLPDRGVVKVAGGPARGFLNGLLTTDIEAMTPDIPRYAALLTPQGKIVADFTVAQAPVEDGGDFFLDCPRALAGTLVDKLNFYKLRAKVIVEDLSETLGVMAVWDGTGDSEYGLVYPDPRLPALGLRLMLPPHLADKAAADLGATLVDAQEYESRRIALGVPRGGLDFVYGEAFPHDADLDQLNGVDFKKGCFVGQEVVSRVEHRGTARSRIVPIVFEEFAAEAGSPVLAGDKSIGTMGSSSGRNGLAMLRLDRVEDALAAGVTLTAGGIPFRLRESSFARFKLPGVAKAS, from the coding sequence ATGAAAGCGGCGCTTCTCCCCGATCGCGGCGTGGTCAAGGTGGCCGGCGGGCCCGCGCGCGGCTTTCTCAACGGGCTTCTGACGACTGATATTGAGGCCATGACCCCGGACATACCGCGCTATGCCGCGCTGCTCACCCCCCAGGGCAAGATCGTCGCAGACTTCACCGTTGCGCAGGCGCCCGTCGAAGACGGCGGCGATTTCTTCCTGGATTGTCCGCGGGCGCTGGCGGGCACGCTGGTGGACAAGCTCAATTTCTACAAGCTGCGCGCCAAGGTGATTGTGGAGGACCTGTCGGAGACCCTGGGCGTCATGGCGGTCTGGGACGGTACGGGCGACAGCGAATATGGCCTCGTCTATCCCGATCCGCGCCTGCCGGCCTTGGGGCTGCGCCTCATGCTGCCGCCACATCTGGCGGACAAGGCCGCTGCCGATCTTGGCGCCACGCTCGTCGACGCCCAGGAATATGAGAGCCGCCGCATCGCGCTCGGGGTGCCGCGCGGCGGGCTCGATTTCGTCTACGGCGAGGCCTTCCCGCACGACGCCGATCTCGATCAGCTCAACGGCGTGGATTTCAAGAAGGGCTGTTTCGTCGGACAGGAAGTGGTGTCGCGGGTGGAGCATCGCGGCACCGCGCGCAGCCGCATCGTGCCGATCGTCTTCGAGGAATTCGCCGCGGAAGCGGGCTCGCCCGTGCTGGCCGGTGACAAATCCATCGGCACGATGGGATCTTCGAGCGGACGGAACGGCCTCGCCATGCTGCGGCTCGACCGCGTGGAGGACGCGCTCGCTGCGGGCGTCACGCTGACGGCGGGCGGCATTCCATTTCGGCTGCGCGAATCCTCATTCGCGCGTTTCAAGCTGCCGGGCGTGGCAAAGGCGTCATGA
- a CDS encoding DNA-3-methyladenine glycosylase I — protein sequence MTALLHPDGKKRCAWPKDDPLYVAYHDTEWGVPEYDDRALFEKLILDGFQAGLSWITILRKRENFRRAFDGFEPEKMARYSPRKVEKLMQDAGIVRNRAKIEGAILSARAYLDIMEKEDGFSNLLWGFLDGKPKINAFKTIKSVPAETPISKAMSKELASRGFKFCGPTIVYAFMQATGMVNDHLVTCHRHEACRKPTKSKNRP from the coding sequence ATGACCGCCCTCCTCCACCCCGACGGCAAGAAGCGCTGCGCCTGGCCCAAGGACGATCCGCTTTATGTCGCCTACCACGACACCGAATGGGGCGTGCCGGAATACGATGACCGCGCGCTGTTCGAGAAGCTGATCCTCGACGGATTCCAGGCCGGGCTGTCGTGGATCACGATTTTGCGCAAGCGCGAGAATTTCCGCAGAGCCTTCGACGGGTTCGAGCCGGAGAAGATGGCGCGCTACAGCCCGCGCAAGGTCGAGAAGCTGATGCAGGACGCAGGCATTGTGCGCAATCGCGCCAAGATCGAAGGCGCGATCCTTTCCGCCCGCGCCTATCTCGACATCATGGAGAAAGAAGACGGTTTCTCGAACCTGCTGTGGGGCTTCCTCGACGGCAAGCCGAAGATCAACGCATTCAAGACGATCAAGAGCGTGCCGGCGGAAACGCCGATCTCGAAGGCGATGTCGAAGGAGCTGGCCAGCCGCGGCTTCAAATTCTGCGGGCCGACGATCGTCTATGCCTTCATGCAGGCGACCGGCATGGTCAACGACCATCTGGTGACCTGTCACCGGCACGAGGCCTGCCGCAAGCCTACCAAATCCAAAAATCGGCCGTAG
- a CDS encoding HD family hydrolase, whose translation MLSGRRLDLLDPSPLDIEIEDIAHGLARVARWNGQTKGAHIFSVAQHILLVDVMARTRTPRLDNRIRLAIFLHDAAEYVIGDMISPFKAVIGDSYKATESRLLSAIHLRFGLPPKLPAETERLIKTADREAAYFEATRLAGFEEKEAQKFFGKPAAITAVTERDYLTPWPAEVAESRYLERFSKLLG comes from the coding sequence ATGCTGTCGGGCCGCCGGCTCGACCTGCTCGATCCCTCGCCGCTCGACATCGAGATCGAGGACATCGCGCATGGCCTCGCCCGCGTCGCGCGCTGGAACGGGCAGACCAAGGGCGCGCACATCTTCTCCGTCGCCCAGCACATCCTCCTGGTCGATGTGATGGCGCGCACCCGCACGCCACGGCTGGACAACAGGATCCGGCTCGCCATCTTCCTGCACGACGCCGCTGAATATGTGATCGGCGACATGATTTCCCCGTTCAAGGCGGTGATCGGGGATTCCTACAAAGCGACCGAAAGCCGCCTTTTGTCCGCCATCCATCTGCGCTTTGGTCTGCCGCCAAAACTGCCGGCCGAGACGGAGCGCCTCATCAAGACGGCGGATCGTGAAGCGGCCTATTTCGAGGCCACGCGTCTCGCCGGTTTTGAGGAGAAGGAAGCACAGAAATTCTTCGGCAAGCCGGCCGCCATCACGGCTGTCACGGAACGCGATTATCTGACCCCCTGGCCGGCCGAGGTGGCGGAATCGCGTTATCTGGAGCGGTTTTCCAAGCTGCTGGGCTGA
- a CDS encoding protein-tyrosine phosphatase family protein, which translates to MIHVCSLARLHDTVVDTRARHVVTLIKDISLVRRPDSIAAENHLLLDMDDIVQVMDGYVHPTEEHVEKLIDFVTRWDRSAPIVVHCFAGISRSTAGAFITACALNPARDETTIAKCIRDSSPTAIPNMRLVTLADKILGRGGRMVKAVQAIGPGVSAYEGIPFRLDIE; encoded by the coding sequence ATGATTCACGTTTGCTCGCTCGCCCGCCTGCACGATACCGTTGTCGACACCCGCGCCCGCCACGTCGTCACCCTGATCAAGGACATTTCGCTGGTGCGGCGGCCCGACAGCATCGCCGCCGAGAACCACCTGCTGCTCGACATGGACGATATCGTCCAGGTGATGGACGGCTACGTGCACCCGACCGAAGAGCATGTCGAGAAGCTGATCGATTTCGTCACGCGCTGGGACCGCAGCGCGCCGATCGTGGTGCATTGCTTTGCCGGCATCAGCCGCTCCACTGCCGGCGCCTTCATCACCGCCTGCGCGCTCAATCCCGCACGCGACGAGACGACGATCGCGAAATGCATCCGCGACTCCTCGCCGACCGCCATTCCCAACATGCGGCTGGTGACGCTGGCCGACAAGATTCTCGGACGCGGGGGCCGCATGGTGAAAGCGGTGCAGGCGATCGGCCCCGGTGTCTCGGCCTATGAAGGCATTCCCTTCCGGCTCGACATCGAGTGA
- a CDS encoding NAD regulator, with amino-acid sequence MDAAITPIEIGLTTAIVALRGEEPLVLVSGDVGNKDAPAGLPSGPFDPIAHRTFEIGLREWVAAQTALSIGYVEQLYTFGDRGRHARVSDTGPHVVSVGYLALTRMPEDVTALRAAGAGFQPWYRFFPWEDWRNGRPGIIDDVMLPRLEKWAKDGGQNSPRAFTRKERLQLGFGTGGVPWDEEKVLERYELLYEAGLIEEARRDGRVDNVPVTLGESMRFDHRRILATSIARLRAKLKYRPVVFELMPNEFTLTELQRTVEAISGRHLHKQNFRRLVESTALVEPTGDSTAATGGRPAALFRFRREVIQERHAPGLRLGVRT; translated from the coding sequence ATGGACGCCGCCATCACGCCGATCGAAATCGGACTGACGACGGCGATTGTCGCACTGCGCGGCGAAGAACCGCTGGTGCTGGTTTCCGGCGATGTCGGCAACAAGGACGCGCCGGCCGGCCTGCCGTCCGGTCCCTTTGATCCGATTGCACATCGCACCTTCGAAATCGGACTGCGCGAATGGGTTGCGGCACAGACCGCGCTGTCAATCGGCTATGTCGAGCAGCTCTACACCTTCGGCGACCGCGGACGCCACGCGCGCGTCAGCGATACCGGTCCGCATGTGGTGTCGGTCGGTTATCTCGCCCTCACCCGCATGCCGGAAGACGTCACCGCTCTGCGCGCCGCCGGCGCCGGCTTTCAGCCCTGGTACCGCTTCTTTCCCTGGGAAGACTGGCGCAACGGACGACCGGGCATCATCGACGATGTGATGCTGCCACGTCTCGAAAAATGGGCGAAAGACGGCGGCCAGAATTCGCCGCGCGCGTTCACGCGCAAGGAGCGATTGCAGCTCGGCTTCGGCACCGGCGGCGTGCCCTGGGACGAAGAGAAGGTGCTGGAGCGCTATGAGCTCCTCTATGAGGCGGGACTGATCGAGGAAGCGCGCCGCGACGGGCGCGTCGACAACGTGCCGGTGACACTGGGTGAGTCCATGCGCTTCGATCACCGCCGTATTCTGGCGACATCAATAGCGCGGCTGCGCGCCAAGCTGAAATACCGCCCCGTCGTGTTCGAATTGATGCCCAATGAATTCACGCTGACCGAATTGCAGCGCACAGTGGAAGCGATTTCCGGCCGGCATCTGCACAAGCAGAATTTCCGCCGCCTGGTGGAATCGACCGCCCTGGTCGAGCCGACCGGCGACAGCACCGCCGCAACCGGCGGACGGCCGGCGGCGTTGTTCCGTTTCCGCCGCGAAGTCATTCAGGAGCGGCATGCGCCGGGACTGCGGCTCGGCGTGCGGACCTGA
- a CDS encoding PaaI family thioesterase, translating to MDAKVPTTGVVSAETLLSYDGLSFLRALLDGSLPPPPITDTLGFRLSLVEPGRVIFEGEPQLRHYNPIGTVHGGFAMALLDSALGCAVHSMLKKGETYTTLEIKVNLVRPLTKDTGLIAAEGRILHRGRTVGTAEGDIKDRSGKIYAHATTTCMIFPAKGS from the coding sequence ATGGACGCAAAAGTGCCGACAACCGGCGTCGTGTCAGCAGAAACGCTTCTCTCTTATGACGGCCTGAGCTTTCTGCGCGCACTGCTCGACGGCAGCTTGCCGCCGCCGCCGATCACCGACACGCTGGGATTCCGTCTGTCGCTGGTCGAACCTGGCCGCGTAATCTTTGAAGGCGAGCCTCAATTGAGGCACTACAATCCGATTGGCACAGTGCATGGCGGCTTCGCCATGGCGCTGCTTGATTCGGCGCTCGGCTGCGCCGTGCATTCGATGCTGAAAAAAGGTGAGACTTATACGACGCTGGAGATCAAGGTGAATTTGGTGCGTCCGCTCACCAAGGATACCGGTCTCATTGCCGCCGAGGGTCGCATCCTGCATCGCGGACGCACGGTCGGCACCGCGGAAGGCGACATCAAGGATCGCAGCGGCAAAATCTATGCGCACGCCACCACGACGTGCATGATCTTTCCGGCGAAGGGATCGTGA
- a CDS encoding MDR family oxidoreductase: MASFKAIVVEKNEGGQSVALTDFDDANLMDGDVTVRPEYSTINYKDGLAITGKAPVVRRFPMIAGVDFAGTVEASSHPEWKAGDKVICNGWGLGETHLGAYAQKARVKGNWLVRLPQRMSAREAMAIGTAGYTAMLSVMALEQAGVTPDKGPVVVTGAAGGVGSVAVALLAQAGYSVTASTGRMNEADYLKGLGASEVIDRSELTGAVRPLAKERWAGGVDSVGSTTLANVLSMTKYGGAVAACGLAGGMDLPTSVAPFILRGVSLLGIDSVMAPLVKRKEAWKRLENGLDRSKLAAMTTEIPLSEVISKAPNILSGGVRGRIVVNIG; the protein is encoded by the coding sequence GTGGCAAGTTTCAAAGCAATCGTGGTCGAGAAGAACGAGGGCGGCCAGTCCGTCGCGCTCACGGATTTTGACGACGCCAATCTGATGGACGGCGACGTCACCGTGCGTCCCGAATATTCCACGATCAATTACAAGGACGGTCTTGCGATCACCGGCAAGGCGCCGGTGGTGCGACGTTTCCCGATGATCGCAGGCGTGGATTTCGCAGGGACAGTCGAAGCCTCCTCGCATCCCGAGTGGAAAGCCGGCGACAAGGTGATCTGCAACGGCTGGGGTCTCGGCGAGACGCATCTTGGCGCCTATGCGCAGAAGGCGCGCGTGAAGGGTAACTGGCTGGTGCGTCTGCCTCAACGCATGAGCGCGCGCGAGGCGATGGCGATCGGCACCGCCGGCTACACCGCGATGCTCAGTGTGATGGCTCTGGAACAGGCCGGCGTGACGCCGGACAAGGGGCCGGTGGTCGTCACCGGCGCGGCGGGCGGCGTCGGCTCGGTTGCGGTGGCACTGCTGGCGCAGGCCGGCTACAGCGTCACCGCTTCCACGGGCCGCATGAACGAGGCCGATTACCTGAAAGGACTCGGAGCTTCTGAGGTGATCGACCGCAGCGAGCTGACCGGCGCGGTCAGGCCGCTCGCCAAGGAGCGTTGGGCCGGCGGGGTCGATTCGGTCGGCTCGACCACGCTCGCCAATGTGCTTTCGATGACGAAATATGGCGGTGCGGTTGCCGCCTGTGGATTGGCGGGCGGTATGGATCTGCCGACCAGCGTCGCGCCGTTTATTTTGCGCGGAGTGTCACTTTTGGGCATCGATTCCGTGATGGCCCCGCTCGTCAAACGAAAAGAAGCGTGGAAAAGGCTGGAAAACGGGCTGGATCGCAGCAAGCTCGCGGCGATGACCACGGAAATTCCTCTTTCCGAGGTGATTTCCAAGGCTCCAAATATCCTCTCCGGAGGTGTCCGGGGGCGGATCGTGGTCAATATCGGGTAA